One Streptococcus sp. S1 DNA window includes the following coding sequences:
- a CDS encoding extracellular solute-binding protein: MKRTILRSAAVLGTVGFAGFLLAACSNSSSGSSEASKEINVYVDKGYKSYVEEAAKAFEKENGVKVKIKTGDALEGLDKLSLDNQSKKAPDVMMAPYDRVGGLGNDGQLAEVTLNKDSHTDKTTEALVTNGGKVYGAPAVIETLVLYYNKNLVSEAPKTFADLENLAKDSKYDFASEPGKTTAFLTDWTNFYYAYGLLSGNGGYVFGKDGTDPKDLGLNNQGSVDGIEYAKTWYAKWPKGLQDTKGAANFIQTQFQEGKTAAIIDGPWKAASLKEAKVNYGVATIPTLPNGKQYSAFGGGKAWVIPAGAKNLDGAQKFIDFLTNTDQQKALFDKTNEVPANTEARKYAVSKNDELTTAVVDQFKNAQPMPNISEMSAVWDPAATMLFDAVSGKKSAKDAADDAVKLIKETIEQKFGSK, from the coding sequence ATGAAACGTACAATTTTACGTAGTGCTGCTGTACTTGGTACAGTTGGTTTTGCCGGCTTCTTACTTGCTGCTTGTAGCAATAGCTCATCAGGTTCTTCTGAGGCAAGTAAAGAAATCAACGTCTATGTAGACAAAGGCTACAAATCTTATGTTGAAGAAGCTGCAAAAGCTTTTGAAAAAGAAAATGGCGTAAAAGTTAAAATCAAGACTGGTGATGCTCTTGAGGGATTGGATAAGCTTTCTCTTGATAACCAATCTAAAAAAGCTCCAGACGTAATGATGGCTCCATACGACCGTGTAGGTGGTCTTGGTAACGATGGTCAATTGGCTGAAGTTACATTAAACAAAGATAGCCATACAGATAAAACAACTGAAGCTCTTGTAACAAACGGTGGTAAAGTTTACGGTGCACCTGCTGTCATCGAAACTTTGGTTCTCTACTATAACAAAAATCTTGTAAGCGAAGCTCCAAAAACATTTGCTGACCTTGAAAATCTTGCAAAAGACAGCAAGTACGATTTTGCTAGCGAACCTGGTAAAACAACTGCTTTCTTAACTGACTGGACAAACTTCTACTATGCTTACGGTTTGCTTTCAGGTAATGGTGGTTATGTATTTGGTAAAGATGGTACAGATCCTAAAGATCTTGGATTGAACAACCAGGGTTCTGTCGACGGTATCGAATACGCAAAAACTTGGTATGCTAAATGGCCAAAAGGTTTGCAAGATACAAAAGGTGCTGCTAACTTCATCCAAACACAATTCCAAGAAGGTAAAACAGCTGCTATCATCGATGGTCCTTGGAAAGCTGCTTCATTGAAAGAAGCTAAAGTAAACTACGGTGTCGCAACGATTCCAACTCTTCCAAACGGAAAACAATACTCTGCCTTTGGTGGTGGTAAAGCTTGGGTTATCCCTGCAGGTGCGAAAAACCTTGATGGTGCTCAAAAATTCATTGACTTCTTGACAAATACTGACCAACAAAAAGCTTTGTTTGACAAGACAAATGAAGTTCCTGCCAACACAGAAGCTCGTAAATATGCGGTTAGCAAAAACGATGAATTGACAACTGCCGTTGTTGATCAATTCAAGAACGCTCAACCAATGCCAAATATCTCAGAAATGAGTGCTGTTTGGGATCCAGCTGCAACTATGCTCTTCGATGCTGTAAGCGGTAAAAAATCTGCTAAAGATGCTGCTGACGATGCAGTGAAATTGATTAAAGAAACCATCGAACAAAAATTCGGTAGCAAATAA
- a CDS encoding carbohydrate ABC transporter permease, producing MTTEQNPKKAMWLSLIPGLGQIYNKQKTKGYIFLAVTVLFLAYFLGIGAGELAKLVTLGTVRGQDNSLFILIRGAFHLIITIVYFLFYVLNIKDAGTVAKRINNGIAVPKTGKEMVQAIYENGFPYLLIIPSYIAMTFAIIFPVLVTLMIAFTNYDFKHTAPTTLLDWIGFQNFTNMWTLSTFRSAFTSVLGWTLIWALAASTLQITLGILTAIVANQPFVKGKRIFGVIFLLPWAVPAFITILTFSNMFNDSVGAINAQVIPLFAKIFPFLDGLLIPWKTDPTWTKVALIMMQGWLGFPYIYVLTLGILQSIPNDLYEAAYIDGANGWQKFRSITFPMIMAVAAPTLISQYTFNFNNFSIIYLFNDGGPGSVGGNAGSTDILISWIYKLTTNTSPQYSMAAAVTLIISVIVISISMIAFKKLHAFDMEDV from the coding sequence ATGACTACAGAACAAAACCCTAAAAAGGCTATGTGGCTCTCTTTGATCCCGGGTCTTGGGCAAATTTATAACAAACAAAAAACCAAAGGCTATATTTTTCTTGCCGTAACTGTTCTCTTTCTCGCCTATTTCCTAGGAATCGGAGCTGGAGAATTAGCGAAATTGGTTACACTTGGAACCGTCCGTGGGCAAGATAATTCTCTCTTTATCTTGATTCGTGGCGCCTTCCACTTGATCATTACCATTGTTTACTTCCTATTTTATGTCTTAAATATTAAGGATGCTGGAACCGTTGCAAAACGTATCAACAATGGCATTGCTGTTCCAAAAACTGGAAAAGAAATGGTTCAAGCCATCTATGAAAATGGCTTCCCATATTTATTGATCATTCCTTCATACATTGCTATGACATTTGCGATTATCTTCCCAGTTTTAGTAACTTTGATGATCGCCTTTACCAACTACGACTTCAAACATACCGCTCCAACAACCTTGCTGGATTGGATCGGGTTCCAAAACTTCACTAATATGTGGACCTTGAGTACCTTCCGCTCAGCCTTTACATCTGTTCTTGGCTGGACCTTGATTTGGGCACTCGCAGCTTCTACTCTTCAGATCACACTCGGTATCTTGACCGCTATTGTTGCAAACCAACCATTCGTAAAAGGAAAACGAATTTTTGGGGTTATTTTCTTGCTCCCATGGGCTGTTCCAGCCTTCATCACTATCTTAACTTTCTCAAATATGTTTAACGATAGTGTCGGTGCCATTAATGCACAAGTTATCCCATTGTTTGCGAAGATCTTCCCATTCTTAGATGGCCTTTTGATTCCTTGGAAAACAGATCCTACCTGGACAAAAGTTGCTTTGATTATGATGCAAGGTTGGCTCGGCTTCCCTTACATCTACGTCTTGACTTTAGGGATTCTTCAATCGATTCCAAACGATCTTTACGAAGCTGCTTATATTGATGGTGCCAACGGTTGGCAAAAATTCCGCAGCATCACTTTCCCAATGATTATGGCTGTTGCAGCTCCAACTTTGATCAGTCAATATACCTTCAACTTTAACAACTTCTCCATTATTTACTTGTTTAATGATGGAGGACCTGGTTCTGTTGGAGGAAACGCTGGATCTACAGATATCTTGATCTCTTGGATCTATAAGTTGACAACCAATACTTCTCCTCAATATTCAATGGCCGCAGCGGTAACCTTGATTATCTCTGTGATTGTGATCTCAATCTCTATGATTGCCTTCAAGAAACTACATGCATTTGATATGGAGGATGTATAA